The following are encoded in a window of Kitasatospora fiedleri genomic DNA:
- a CDS encoding DUF4331 domain-containing protein, whose translation MAGTALLGTGAGTSSASSHREAPLIAADPQVDNTDVYAFTSPDNPDTVTLIANWLPFQEPNGGPNFYPWADGAHYDINIDSQGTGQPDVTYRWTFHTEDLRGTDTFLYNKGPVNNLGDDTLRFRQYYTLQELHPNCAPVTLVEHGQAAPSDTGRASMPDYGRLRQQATVQLPGGGQTVATQAADPFFLDLRVFDLLYGGDLSEVGQNTLAGYNVNSVALQIPKSRLAYKGDPTRNPVIGVWSSTEKQSMKLSPGKSDPVGPYVQVSRLGNPLVNEVVVPAGLKDAFNALPPSEDHNQPAVVAKVLDPEVPKLVQAIYGLPAPAAPRTDLQEIFLTGIAKAADGPLAVDLNSQLMNQDIDPNRFVPAEELRLNLTTPVTPKPDRLGVLNGDFQGFPNGRRLGDDVVDIALQVVEGATPGNFVQALAAGDKVNGPDRPFAATFPYLALPYDKAVNQK comes from the coding sequence ATGGCAGGCACCGCCCTGCTCGGCACCGGAGCCGGCACCTCCTCGGCGTCCAGCCACCGCGAGGCTCCGCTGATCGCCGCCGACCCGCAGGTCGACAACACCGACGTGTACGCCTTCACCAGCCCGGACAACCCGGACACGGTCACGCTGATCGCCAACTGGCTCCCGTTCCAGGAGCCCAACGGCGGCCCGAACTTCTACCCGTGGGCCGACGGCGCGCACTACGACATCAACATCGACTCGCAGGGCACCGGGCAGCCGGACGTCACCTACCGGTGGACCTTCCACACCGAGGACCTGCGCGGCACCGACACCTTCCTCTACAACAAGGGGCCGGTGAACAACCTCGGCGACGACACGCTGCGCTTCCGCCAGTACTACACGCTCCAGGAACTGCACCCGAACTGCGCCCCGGTGACGCTGGTCGAGCACGGCCAGGCGGCCCCGTCCGACACCGGCCGGGCCTCGATGCCCGACTACGGGCGGCTGCGGCAGCAGGCCACCGTCCAACTCCCGGGCGGCGGGCAGACGGTGGCCACCCAGGCCGCCGACCCGTTCTTCCTCGACCTGCGGGTCTTCGACCTGCTGTACGGCGGCGACCTCTCCGAGGTCGGCCAGAACACCCTGGCCGGGTACAACGTCAACTCCGTGGCGCTGCAGATCCCCAAGAGCCGCCTCGCCTACAAGGGCGACCCGACCCGCAACCCGGTCATCGGCGTCTGGTCGAGCACCGAGAAGCAGAGCATGAAGCTCAGCCCGGGCAAGTCCGACCCGGTCGGCCCGTACGTCCAGGTCTCGCGGCTGGGCAACCCGCTGGTCAACGAGGTGGTCGTCCCGGCCGGGCTCAAGGACGCCTTCAACGCGCTGCCCCCGTCCGAGGACCACAACCAGCCCGCCGTGGTGGCCAAGGTCCTCGACCCCGAGGTGCCCAAGCTCGTCCAGGCGATCTACGGCCTGCCCGCGCCCGCCGCGCCGCGCACCGACCTGCAGGAGATCTTCCTGACCGGCATCGCCAAGGCCGCGGACGGGCCGCTCGCCGTCGACCTCAACTCGCAGCTGATGAACCAGGACATCGACCCGAACCGGTTCGTCCCCGCCGAGGAGCTGCGGCTGAACCTGACCACCCCGGTGACGCCGAAGCCGGACCGCCTCGGCGTCCTGAACGGCGACTTCCAGGGCTTCCCCAACGGCCGCCGCCTCGGCGACGACGTCGTCGACATCGCCCTCCAGGTCGTCGAGGGCGCCACCCCGGGCAACTTCGTCCAGGCCCTGGCCGCCGGCGACAAGGTCAACGGGCCCGACCGGCCGTTCGCCGCCACCTTCCCGTACCTCGCCCTGCCGTACGACAAGGCCGTCAACCAGAAGTGA
- a CDS encoding tetratricopeptide repeat protein, with the protein MRRLPLVLATVLVCGGLAAAGGLTDPPRSATAAPAPRAAAAHPAAPPPGGALAAAIGADQRHLRARPDDAAVWARLGGEYVEQARLTADASYYPKADEALHRSLALAPTGNTDALTGLGALANARHLFAEAADHARQALDGAPLHWQAWAVLTDARTQLGDDTGATEATQHLLDLHPGTASFTRAAYDLEQHGRPEDAADALRRALDGAYDPGDKAFCLHQLAELDRSAGRTDAALDGYRRALAADPTYTAALAGQARAEAALGRTDDALAHYAQAAAAVPLPQYLLELGELHESLGHPEQAAEQYRLLRAEADLAAAGGVVDDLTLGQFEADHGDPATAVRLLRAEWDRRHHVLVADALAWALHRTGADREALGYADLALAHGWHNALFHYHRGEIERALGRTDQARTDLAGALATDPRFDPLQAPLARSDLAALTP; encoded by the coding sequence GTGCGCCGTCTCCCCCTTGTGCTCGCCACCGTCCTGGTGTGCGGCGGCCTCGCCGCGGCCGGCGGCCTGACCGACCCGCCGCGGTCGGCCACCGCCGCGCCCGCGCCCCGGGCCGCAGCCGCGCACCCGGCCGCGCCGCCGCCGGGCGGCGCGCTCGCCGCCGCGATCGGCGCCGACCAGCGGCACCTGCGCGCCCGCCCCGACGACGCCGCGGTCTGGGCCCGGCTCGGCGGCGAGTACGTCGAACAGGCCCGGCTGACCGCCGACGCCTCCTACTACCCGAAGGCCGACGAGGCACTGCACCGCTCGCTCGCCCTCGCCCCCACCGGCAACACCGACGCGCTCACCGGCCTCGGCGCCCTCGCCAACGCCCGCCACCTGTTCGCCGAGGCCGCCGACCACGCCCGACAGGCCCTGGACGGAGCCCCGCTGCACTGGCAGGCGTGGGCCGTCCTCACCGACGCCCGCACCCAGCTCGGCGACGACACCGGCGCCACCGAGGCCACCCAGCACCTGCTCGACCTGCACCCCGGCACCGCGTCCTTCACCCGCGCCGCCTACGACCTCGAACAGCACGGTCGGCCCGAGGACGCCGCCGACGCCCTGCGCCGCGCCCTCGACGGCGCCTACGACCCCGGCGACAAGGCGTTCTGCCTCCACCAGCTCGCCGAACTCGACCGCAGCGCCGGCCGCACCGACGCCGCCCTGGACGGCTACCGCCGCGCCCTGGCCGCCGACCCGACGTACACCGCCGCCCTCGCCGGACAGGCCCGCGCCGAAGCCGCCCTCGGCCGCACCGACGACGCGCTCGCCCACTACGCGCAGGCCGCCGCCGCGGTGCCGCTCCCCCAGTACCTGCTCGAACTCGGCGAACTCCACGAGTCCCTCGGCCACCCCGAACAGGCCGCCGAGCAGTACCGGCTGCTGCGCGCCGAAGCCGACCTCGCCGCCGCGGGCGGCGTCGTCGACGACCTGACGCTCGGCCAGTTCGAGGCCGACCACGGCGACCCGGCCACCGCCGTCCGACTGCTGCGCGCCGAATGGGACCGGCGCCACCACGTGCTGGTCGCCGACGCCCTCGCCTGGGCCCTGCACCGCACCGGCGCCGACCGCGAGGCGCTCGGCTACGCCGACCTCGCCCTCGCCCACGGCTGGCACAACGCCCTCTTCCACTACCACCGCGGCGAGATCGAACGCGCCCTCGGCCGCACCGACCAGGCCCGCACCGACCTCGCCGGGGCGCTGGCCACCGACCCGCGGTTCGACCCGCTCCAGGCGCCCCTGGCCCGCTCGGACCTGGCGGCGCTCACCCCCTGA
- a CDS encoding ArnT family glycosyltransferase encodes MARFAVGPVLGIAGAVVAVQAALAGRYGFHRDELYFLAAGRHLAWGYVDQPPLTPLLARLSTAVFGDGPAGLRMVAVLLCAATIVLTAFAARELGARRAGQVLAAAGAAVSAMVLALGHVLSTASFDLFVWTLLGVLVLRLLRTGERRWWLAIGAAAGVALLNKDLVLLFALVLLPAIACCGPGGGTAPGPRAVLRGWWLPAGALLALLVAAPNLSWQAVHGWPQLTVASGISGQDGLTSRLTFVPMQLVYLSPVLVPIWLAGFRRLREDRRVRWARPWGYAYLALCGLVLALGGKPYYALPPLLLVLAAGCGPFAERLWGRPPEEGGDGTGGGTRRDRVRTVGLLLVAALLNSLITLPVLPADRLSAVSWLYPESAEQVGWPELTAAVAAGWARVPPEQRGRAVVFAADYGEAGALVRYGGGYGLPAVYSGHMSFYDWGPPPDSATGPVLVVHPAPYPEVERAFTGCRRVAEVDNGRGVANEEQHAPVLLCAGTVAPWSRLWPRLRHFY; translated from the coding sequence TTGGCGCGCTTCGCGGTCGGTCCGGTGCTCGGGATCGCGGGCGCGGTCGTGGCGGTGCAGGCGGCGCTGGCCGGACGGTACGGGTTCCACCGGGACGAGTTGTACTTCCTGGCGGCGGGGCGGCACTTGGCCTGGGGGTACGTCGACCAGCCGCCGCTGACACCGCTGTTGGCCCGGCTGTCCACGGCGGTGTTCGGTGACGGCCCGGCCGGGCTGCGGATGGTCGCGGTGCTGCTGTGCGCGGCGACGATCGTGCTGACGGCCTTCGCCGCAAGGGAGTTGGGGGCGCGCCGGGCCGGGCAGGTGTTGGCGGCGGCGGGGGCGGCGGTCTCCGCGATGGTGCTGGCCCTCGGGCACGTGCTGAGCACGGCGAGCTTCGACCTGTTCGTCTGGACGCTGCTCGGCGTCCTGGTGCTACGCCTGCTGCGCACCGGGGAGCGCCGCTGGTGGTTGGCGATCGGCGCGGCGGCCGGAGTCGCCCTGCTGAACAAGGACCTGGTGCTGCTGTTCGCGCTCGTCCTGCTGCCCGCCATCGCCTGCTGCGGCCCCGGTGGCGGCACTGCTCCCGGCCCGCGGGCGGTGCTGCGCGGCTGGTGGCTGCCGGCGGGGGCGCTGCTGGCGCTGCTGGTGGCGGCGCCGAACCTGTCCTGGCAGGCGGTGCACGGCTGGCCGCAGCTCACCGTCGCCTCGGGGATCAGCGGCCAGGACGGGCTGACCAGCCGGTTGACCTTCGTCCCGATGCAGCTGGTCTACCTCTCCCCCGTGCTGGTCCCGATCTGGCTGGCCGGGTTCCGCCGCCTGCGCGAGGACCGGCGGGTGCGCTGGGCCAGGCCGTGGGGGTACGCGTACCTGGCGCTGTGCGGGCTGGTGCTGGCCCTCGGCGGCAAGCCGTACTACGCGCTGCCGCCGCTGCTGCTGGTGCTGGCGGCCGGGTGCGGTCCGTTCGCGGAGCGGCTGTGGGGACGCCCGCCCGAGGAGGGCGGGGACGGGACCGGAGGCGGGACGCGGCGCGACCGGGTCCGGACGGTGGGGCTGCTGCTGGTGGCCGCGCTGCTCAACTCGCTGATCACGCTGCCGGTGCTGCCCGCCGACCGGCTGTCGGCCGTCTCCTGGCTCTACCCGGAGTCGGCCGAGCAGGTGGGCTGGCCCGAGCTGACGGCGGCGGTCGCCGCAGGGTGGGCGCGGGTCCCGCCGGAGCAGCGCGGGCGGGCGGTGGTGTTCGCCGCCGACTACGGCGAGGCGGGGGCGCTGGTGCGCTACGGGGGCGGCTACGGCCTGCCCGCCGTGTACTCGGGCCACATGTCCTTCTACGACTGGGGCCCGCCGCCGGACTCGGCGACCGGCCCCGTGCTGGTGGTCCACCCGGCGCCGTACCCGGAGGTCGAGCGGGCCTTCACCGGGTGCCGGCGGGTCGCCGAGGTGGACAACGGCCGGGGTGTGGCGAACGAGGAGCAGCACGCGCCGGTGCTGCTCTGTGCGGGGACGGTCGCCCCGTGGTCGCGGCTGTGGCCCCGGTTGCGGCACTTCTACTGA
- a CDS encoding chaplin, producing the protein MSRTRTYFAAVALAATAVLGTAGAASASAGAEGVAVGSPGVLSGNVIQIPVHIPVNLCGNSISLIGALNPAFGNSCANIG; encoded by the coding sequence ATGTCCCGTACCCGCACGTACTTCGCCGCCGTCGCGCTGGCCGCCACCGCGGTGCTCGGCACCGCCGGCGCGGCCTCGGCGTCCGCCGGCGCCGAGGGCGTGGCCGTCGGCTCGCCCGGCGTCCTCTCCGGCAACGTGATCCAGATCCCCGTGCACATCCCGGTCAACCTGTGCGGCAACAGCATCAGCCTGATCGGTGCGCTGAACCCGGCGTTCGGCAACTCCTGCGCCAACATCGGCTGA